A portion of the Oncorhynchus clarkii lewisi isolate Uvic-CL-2024 chromosome 27, UVic_Ocla_1.0, whole genome shotgun sequence genome contains these proteins:
- the LOC139386145 gene encoding apolipoprotein A-I-1, which produces MKFLALALTILLAAGTQAFPMQADAPSQLEHVKAALSMYIAQVKLTAQRSIDLLDDTEYKEYKMQLTQSLDNLQQYADATSQSLAPYSEAFGTQLTDATAAVRAEVMKDVEELRSQLEPKRAELKEVLDKHIDEYRKKLEPLIKEHIELRRTEMEAFRAKMEPVVEELRAKVAINVEETKTKLMPIVEIVRAKLTERLEELRTLAAPYAEEYKEQMIKAVGEVREKVSPLSEDFKGQVGPAAEQAKQKLLAFYETISQAMKA; this is translated from the exons ATGAAATTCCTGGCTCTCGCACTAACCATCCTGCTGGCCGCAG gtacCCAGGCTTTTCCTATGCAGGCTGATGCTCCCTCTCAGCTGGAGCATGTGAAGGCAGCCTTGAGCATGTACATAGCTCAGGTGAAGTTGACCGCACAGAGGTCCATTGACCTTCTGGATGACACAGAGTACAAAGAGTACAA GATGCAGCTGACCCAGAGCCTTGACAACCTCCAGCAGTATGCTGATGCCACCTCCCAGTCCCTGGCCCCCTACAGCGAAGCCTTCGGCACCCAGTTGACTGACGCCACCGCCGCTGTGCGCGCTGAGGTCATGAAGGACGTGGAGGAGCTGCGCTCCCAGCTGGAGCCCAAGCGCGCCGAACTCAAGGAAGTCCTGGACAAGCACATAGATGAGTACCGCAAGAAGCTGGAGCCCCTGATCAAGGAGCACATCGAACTGCGCCGCACCGAGATGGAGGCCTTCAGGGCCAAGATGGAGCCCGTTGTGGAGGAGTTGCGCGCCAAGGTGGCCATCAACGTGGAGGAGACCAAGACCAAGCTCATGCCCATTGTGGAGATTGTCCGTGCCAAGCTGACCGAGCGTCTGGAGGAGCTGAGGACCCTGGCCGCCCCCTACGCTGAGGAGTACAAGGAGCAGATGATCAAGGCTGTTGGAGAGGTGCGTGAGAAGGTGTCTCCCCTGTCTGAGGACTTCAAGGGCCAGGTGGGCCCCGCAGCCGAACAGGCCAAGCAAAAGCTCCTGGCTTTCTACGAGACCATCAGCCAGGCCATGAAGGCATAA